Proteins from a genomic interval of Enterococcus faecium:
- a CDS encoding response regulator, protein MITVVIIDDDPFVTKSLQTILESTKEIRVLGIGHCAKDALVLYETHRPDVLLTDIRMPKQTGIDAAKEILAKFPKAILLLLTTFKDEEYIREAFSIGVKGYLIKQNLQAIIPSVKSAYNGQAVFGNEIIETFTQMMKNKPTIDSHAYASFSERELAIIKEVAAGKNNKEIADALYLSDGTVRNYISQLLEKLDLRDRTQLAIYFYQHLQ, encoded by the coding sequence ATGATAACAGTAGTCATTATTGATGATGATCCATTTGTGACGAAATCGTTACAAACCATTTTAGAAAGCACGAAAGAGATCCGTGTGTTAGGCATTGGTCATTGTGCCAAGGATGCGCTAGTCTTATACGAAACCCATCGTCCCGATGTTTTGCTGACGGACATCCGCATGCCTAAACAAACGGGCATCGATGCTGCCAAAGAAATTTTGGCTAAATTTCCCAAAGCCATCCTTTTGCTTTTGACGACATTCAAAGATGAAGAATACATCCGCGAAGCATTTTCCATCGGTGTCAAAGGGTATTTAATCAAACAGAACTTGCAAGCGATTATTCCTTCTGTCAAATCCGCTTATAATGGACAGGCCGTATTTGGTAATGAAATCATCGAGACTTTCACTCAAATGATGAAGAATAAACCGACGATTGATAGTCATGCTTATGCTTCTTTTAGTGAACGTGAGCTTGCAATCATCAAAGAAGTAGCTGCCGGGAAAAACAATAAAGAAATTGCAGATGCCTTGTACTTGAGTGACGGCACTGTTCGCAATTACATCAGCCAATTACTAGAAAAGCTAGATTTACGGGATCGCACGCAATTGGCTATCTATTTTTATCAGCATTTGCAATAA